The window AGTTATCCGTCAGGCGGATGCCGTTATGGGTCTTTCGCTCATCAATGAAAAAGCGTTTCTCGATCTCGCCGCCATTCACATTGTGGAAGGCGTCAATCACGTTGGCAAAACCACGCCGTACCGTGGTTTCAATCAGTTGGTTATGAGAAACCTCGGCGTTATTAAACTGCGCGCAGGTATCCAGAAACTGGCTGCGGCTCGAGGTGATCTGCTTCGGAGCGTGTTTCAGGTGTTCGCAAAGATGGCGGCTGAACGGCACGGCGAGTTCGTCTAGAGTGATGATGTCGCTGCCCGTCTTGTCAATCTCATACAGGGTATGGGCCAGTGCGAACTTGTAAGATGCGACGTTCTTTCCAAAAAGAATCACCCCGCGCCAGTAGTTCTCCAGCGTAGGGTCAGCCTGGTAAAAATCCATCAATGAAATCCTGTTACGGTGGGTGAGGTAGCTAACTACCGAAACCTGTAACGGGATCACACAATAAATGAATGGTGATGTAAACAGTGAATCTATGTATTTGGTGAATTTGTGATGTTTTGCAGTTGAAGGGCGGACTCCAACACCTTTAATCAGGTGACCAAATTTACTCTGCCATTCCCATCACCTATATTTTAATGCTCTGCAAGCCGCTCACAGGGAAGGAAAAATGACGCAATACTGGTGGAAAGATTTATTGGATCGGAATAATCGCTGGCAGGGGCTGGAGCTGACGGTCCGGGCTGAGCAGCATCCCGGTCATGCCATGGAGATGCTCAGCGGCCACCATGGGCGCATGGCATTGCAGTTTCAGGGCGAGACGCTGTTCTGGGCCACAGTGTTGAAAGATCATTCCGGCGTCTGGCTGGTCTTTAACGCCGATCATCCCGGTCAGCAGGCGCTATTACCGTCAATGACCTCGGCAGATGTGGAGTCGGTTAAAGCGCAGGGCACGCAGGCATGGACAGGCGAATGGTGTCGCTACTTTGCCCGACGGCTGATGGATTCGCCAGTGCCATTGCTGACTGCCGGCCGGTGGCTATTAAGGCCTATGGCACCGGTTAGTCGCTCCGCGCAACCTTCAGTACCCATCGCAGAATGGCGTTTTGATTCGCCCGCCAGCGCCGGAAATATGGGCTGCGACTGGGTGCTCTATGGCGAGGACTTTCCTGATTTAGCGGATCCACAAAAAGTCAGATACGTGGACTGGTGGTGGGGCGGTAATTTGCTGTTGGGACGTTACCCGATAAACACCGATGCGGGGCGGCTGAAATGGTGGCGTAAAAAATGCCGTGAGGGCGTACTGCCGCCGGTGTTGGTCCGGCACATTGCCGGGCTGGCGTTTTTTGTGATCCTTGATGGTCATTATCGTCTACAGGCGGCCATTGCAGAGGGGATCCCACCGCAGTTTTTGGTGCTCAGTGAACTGCATGAGAGAGAGTTTCCCTCCGATCCGCAGCATCAGGAGCGTATTGTCCGTGCGCTGGAGCTACAGCAACGTAAAAACCCCGCATACAACGTTGAGGGGATAAATCAGACGCTGATTAATCTCTATGATACCCGCTATCTCTATGCTTCAACCCATAGTCGCGCCCTGCTTGGCGACGGAGAAAACTGGGCGCGGGAGATTGAGGCTTATTTGCATAAACATCAGCTTGGAGAATATCTGGGAAGGATCCTTGAGCGGGTGGAGGTTTAAATCGAAGATGCGCTGAGGCTAAGAGCGCTGGCTCCGGCTTCAGTCCATCAGCAACCTTTAAAAAAATGAATTAATTATTGGCTTTACGCGAGGCGTTAATTCAGTTCGATTTCCACTCACTTTGTTTTATATATGCAAGATGCGTCATGCTTAATGCCCCCAACTCCGTTTATTAGTAGTTGCCTGACCCAGGCAAAGCCATATCATTCTGCCGAAACAAATCTCAATTCAGGGAATAAAGATGAAAGACGCGTGGCTGGATACGTGCTCTACCACCATCCAAAACTTCGTGGAACGCTCTACGAGGCTACAGCCAGATAATCTTGCACTGGACCTGGTCGAAAAAATCGATTTTGACTACCAGATTAACTTAAGTCTCGATTTTCGTATTAAGGCTACAGAATATACTCAGGTGGGGAGAGTCAGCCCCGGGAGCGGCACGCGGATATTTACGGGTACTTTCCAGTACAGCGAGGCGCTCCAGGCTGAAACCAGCGCGGTCTTGTCCCGGGCAGAAACACTGCGTGAAGCTCACGCGCTGGTCCTTTCCCAGCCTTACGGGGCGCTTGAAAAAGAGCAAGAGATCTATTCCCATCCAACACGCCTCTGTTTAATTGAAAACTGCACTAACTGTAATGGACGCGGACAGGTCAACTGCTCCTGGTGCTATGGCACGGGTCGCGTGAGCTGCACCACCTGCGGAGGAAGTGGGCAGGTACTGGAACAGCGAAGCCATTTCGATCACTACACCAATCAGTACCGCACGGAGAGCCACTACCGGATGTGCTATACCTGCACAGGCGGTAAGGTGAACTGCGGCCACTGTATCGGCTCGGGAAACCAGCGCTGTTCCCCCTGCGACGGAACAGGCGAAACAACCCGCATTACCCGGCTTGCCTGCGTTGTCGTGCCTCGTTACCAGTTGATCTATCATCGTGAAGATGTGCCGACGTTTATTAAAGATGGCCTCTACAAAGCGGGCATCCCGGAACTGGCAAGTTATGGCGCCGTTGAGCTGGCAGATTCCAGTATTGATGAAGGTTCGCGTAACGTTAATTTTATCTACAACGCCAGCGTACCCTTTGCCCGATTTACGAGCCAGTTACGTCAGGCTCAGCTTACGGAACAGCCTGTTAACTGGATCGTTTACGGTCGTCATCCGCAGATACTCGATGCGGGGCATGTTGTTGAGTTGATGCTTAAAAACGATCTTAATGAGCTTGTCTATCGCTCCACCAAAGGAAAACTGCTGAATCCGCTTGTTGCGGCGTGTAGCCGTAAAACGGTGGCCACCTTTATGGAGTCGGAAGCCCATCAGGACATGCTGGATGCAAATCGCGCGGGTAAATCCGGGGACATGCTCCGCGAAGCGATGAATCGAGGAGTTACCACAACCTATATTGATGAAGCCCTGACCAGCCTGAAAGCCATTACCCAGGCGGTCCAGAACTGGTCGGTGGTAAAGTGGGCAATCTTCAGCGCTGTCATTATCTATCTGTTGATGCCGCTTTATACCGCCTATAGCAACATCTGGTTCAACGACATGACAGGACGGGTTTATCTTACGCCGTTCCTGCGCTGGGATAACCAGCAGAATTTACTCGCTTCCCTGGAGGTACTGGCGCGTTACTGTAGCCTGTTTATTGCCATCGCTGCCGTTGTTATCGCTTTCCTGGGGTATTTATGGCGCAGGGGCTGGGTTCGCTGGCGAATGGGTCAGCATCTGGCTAAATGGGCGGTGAATAAGAAGATTTTACGTAGCGGTTGGTTCATGAGTTTTATTCTGACAAGCCTGTTCGCAACTTGCCTGTTACTGTTTTTCCCAATATGGGTGACAAATGAGGGTGAACTCTTTGGGCAGTATTCGTTAATTGAATTACTTCGCTGGGTTGCTGAGTTAGTAAGATAATACGATCAGGGCTCCCGGTAGGTTTTCAGGGAGTCGGTCTTTTTATCTACCAGCCTCTAATAACCAGTACAAAAGGCGCCTCACTGGCGCCTTTCTCATTCCATCGCTGCCTTAAGCCTTTCGCAGCTTCCCGGAGATCACCCCAACAAAGTCCATCACCTGCTGTTGTTTCTGCTCCGACAGTTGACTCACCTCGCGCATCAGCGTCTCTATCTCCGGCTCTCCCTGCCGGGACGTCAGGATCATGCAGCCCTTCATGACTTTTACGTCGACCTTCGTTCCGGTGCTGAACCCGGCTTCATTGAGCCACAGCCCTTTCATAATAAATGCAGGGATGCGGGTGTAATCTCCATACCGCGTCGCATAACTTACGGTAAATACCCGGTCGTCAGCGTCAAATACTTCTGGTTGCAGTGATTCTGCAATACAATCGATATTAGTCATGGCTACTATTCTCTCTTAATAGTGACTGTGGTGAGCGATACGGGCATGTTGGCGCATGCCCGTATTGCGTTAAATAACACCTGTAAATCTAACCAGTAAATAAAAATAAGTCCAGAGTAATATAAAACGTAATAAGCGCGATTAGAGTGCTTTTAAAATATTAATAATCACGAATACAAAATGATGTTTTTAATTAATTTATATGGCTTAACTGAATCGGGGATATTAAAGATTTCATAATAAATATGCAGACATTGCACCTTAAAACAGGCACTAAATGGATAGTGCCTGTTTTAAGGTGCATTTAACTTTCAGGTCCCCAGACCCACCCCCATCGCCCCCCGAATTATCGGAATCGGCGTCAACAAATGCTGATACATCAGTTCCCCCGCCTTATCCCCATCCCGCGCCAGCACCGCATCCATCAACTTCTGATGCTCTGCATGCTTCTCCTCCAGCATCGCCACCGACAGCACAGTCTTGCGCAGCCACACATACCGATACCGTGCCGCCAGATCGAACAGCCGCTCCCGCATCTGCATCAGATACTGCGACCCACACCCAACCACCATCGCCGTATGAAACGCCTGATGGCGCTGGTCCCACTCGTCCAGCATGGTCTCGCTGGCATCGCGGGATTCCAGCTTGTTCAGCAGATGCGCCCGGGCGAGGAGGTCGGCTTCCCACTCTTCGCCGCCGCGTTCGATGGCAAGGCGCACCAGCATCGCCTCCATATTGGCGCGGGCATCAAAGATATCGAGCAGCTCCTGTTCGGACATGGGAGCCACCCGGTAGCCTTTCTGGTTAATGACCGTGACCAGCCCCTCGGCAACCAACTGCGACAGCGCTTCGCGCAGCGGGCCGACGCCCAGCTCATACCGGGAGGTCAGCAGGCTCATCCGCAGCTTCTCATCCGGGTGATACACCCCGCGGATAATGTCGTTCTTAAGCCAGCGGTAGCCGTCGATGGCCGTTGCCTGGGAAATGATGGTCATGGTCGTGCTCCTTGAATACGGCCCGGCCTGCACCGGGCGTAAAAATTAACCCTGCTTCGCCTCGTCAAAACACTCGGCGATGATCGCCAGCCCCTGCTGAAGCTGCGCCTCTTCCACGGTCAGCGGCACCAGGATGCGCAGCACGTTATGGTACGGGCCGCACGAGAGCAGGATCAGCCCTTTGTCCCGCGCCCGGGCCACAATCTGCGCCGTCAGGGCGGCGTTCGGTTTATGGTGGTCGCCCTCTTCAAACAGCTCGATGGCGATCATCGCCCCCAGGCCGCGAACGTCGCCGATCTCAGGGTGTTTTTCCGCGATAGCCAGCAGGCCTTCGCGCAGGGTGTTGCCCAGCTTGTTGGCTTTGCCCAACAGATCCTCCTGCTCGAAGACTTTCATTACCGCCAGCGCGGCGGCGCAGGCGATGGGGCTCCCGGCGTAGGTACCGCCGAGGCCGCCCGGGGCGATGGCGTCCATCACTTCGGCACGTCCGGTGACGCCCGCCAGCGGGAAGCCGCCGGCAATGGATTTGGCGAAGGTGGTGATATCCGCCGCCACGCCCATCTGCTCCATGGCGAAGAAGGTGCCGGTGCGGCCCGCGCCGCTCTGCACTTCATCGGCGATCAGCATGATGCCGTGCTCGTCGCACAGGTCGCGCAGGCGCTGCATAAAGGCCGGGGAGGTGGCGTAGAACCCGCCTTCACCCTGGACAGGTTCAATCACGATGGCGGCGATATCTTCCGGCGCGGCATCGTTCTTGAAGATGCGATGGATGCTGGCGATGGCGTCGTCATCGCTGATGCCGTGCAGGGCGCAGGGATAGAGGGCGCGATAGACGTGGCCCGGCATTAAGCCCATGCCCGCTGAGTAAGGGTTCACTTTACCGGTCAGCGACAGGGTGTAGTGGGTGCGGCCATGATAGGCCCCGGTAAAGGCGATCGTGCCGTTGCGCTTAGTTGCCGCGCGGGCAATTTTCACCGCGTTCTCGACGGCTTCGGAGCCGGTGGTCACCAGCAGGGTCTTTTTCGGGAAGTCGCCCGGCACTTTCTGGTTCAGGGTTTCGCAAAGCTCCAGATAGGGCTCATAGGCCAGCACCTGGAAGCAGGTGTGCGACAGCTTTTTCAGCTGCGCTTCCACGGCGCTGACCACCTCCGGATGCAGATGCCCGGTGTTCAGCACCGCAATCCCCCCGGCGAAATCAAGATACTCCCGGCCTTCGACGTCCCACACCCGGCAGTTCTCGGCCCGGGCGGCAAAAATCGGGTGGATCTGACCCACGCCGCGGGGCACGGCATTGCTACGACGCTGCATTAACTCTTTGTTGGTGCTCATTGGATGCTCCTGAATTAAAGGCCGATGCACATATATTTGATTTCTAAGTAATCTTCGATGCCGTATTTAGAACCTTCCCGACCCAGGCCGGAGGCTTTAATGCCGCCGAACGGGGCGACTTCGTTGGAGATAATCCCGGTGTTGATCCCGACGATGCCGTACTCCAGCGCCTCGCCGACGCGGAACACGCGGCTCAGATCGCGGGCATAGAAGTAGGCGGCGAGGCCGAACTCGGTGTCGTTCGCCATCTGGATCACGTCCGCTTCATCTTTAAAGCGGAACAGCGGGGCCAGCGGGCCGAAGGTCTCCTCTTTCGCCACCTTCGCGTCACCGGGTACATCTACCAGAATAGTCGGTTGGAAGAAGTTGCCGCCGAGTTTATGCAGCGATCCGCCGGTAATAATGCGTGCGCCTTTCTCCACCGCGTCGGCAATGTGTTCTTCGACTTTGTCCACCGCCTTGCCGTCGATCAGCGGCCCGATGGTAACGCCCTGGGTCAGGCCGTCGCCGATCTGCATTTTTTCCACCGCCAGCTGGAGTTTTTCGGCAAAGCGGTCGTAAACGCCGTCCTGCACGTACAGGCGGTTGGCGCAGACGCAGGTCTGCCCGGCGTTGCGGAACTTCGAGGCCAGCGCCCCTTCCACGGCCTTATCGAGGTCGGCATCGTCAAAGACAATAAAGGGCGCGTTGCCCCCCAGCTCCAGCGACACCTTTTTGATGTCCTTCGCGCACTGGGCCATCAGCTGGCGGCCAATCTCGGTGGAGCCGGTAAAGGAGAGCTTGCGCACCAGCGGGTTGCTGGTCAGCTCGTTGCCGATGTCGGACGCCGAACCGGTGACCACGCTGAATACCCCAGCGGGGATCCCGGCCCGGTGCGCCAGTTCCGCCAGCGCCAGCGCGGAGTAGGGGGTCTGGCTGGCGGGTTTGAGCACCATGGTGCAGCCTGCCGCCAGGGCCGGGCCTGCCTTGCGGGTGATCATCGCCGCCGGGAAGTTCCACGGGGTGATGGCGGCGGTCACGCCAATCGGCTGCTTAATCACGATTAAACGCTTGTCCGCCTGATGGCCCGGAATGGTATCGCCGTAGACGCGTTTTCCCTCTTCGGCGAACCACTCTATAAAGGAGGCGGCATAGCTAATCTCGCCTTTGGCTTCCGCCAGCGGTTTGCCCTGTTCGAGGGTCATCAGTTGGGCGAGGTCATCCTGGTTAGCCATCATCAAATCGAACCAGCGGCGCAGAATGGTGGCGCGCTCTTTGGCGGTGAGCGCGCGCCAGGCGGGCAGGGCGCGGTTCGCGGCCTCAATCGCCGCCCGGGTCTCGTCGGCACCCATTTTCGGCACGCTGCCGAGGGTCTGGCCGTTCGCCGGGTTGGTCACGGCGAGGGTCTCACCACTGTGGGCGTCGCACCACTCTCCTTCTATATAAGCCTGCTGGCGGAATAAGCTGGGATCGTTGAGTTGCATGATGGCTTCCTGTCTCAGAATGATTAACGGGTAAACGCGGCATGTAAGGTCTCCACATTACCGGCAGCCCGCAGCGAACGCCCGGGGTTGTGCTGACTGGCGAGCAGGGTCTGAACCTTGCTCACAATATGCGCCCCGATGGGGATCGCCGAGGTCGCCGCCGGTGAGGGGGCATTACAGGTATGGATGGTGCGCGGCGTGGTGACAAATAAAAAGTCGTCGATGAGCTTACCTTCTGGCGAAACTGCCTGCGCCCTCACACCCGCAGGCCAGGGGTGCAGATCCTTCGCCGTCAGCCCCGGGCAGTACTTCTGCACCAGCTTCAGATAGCCGCTTTTGCACAGGGAGTTTTTCATCTCGCCCAGGCCCGAGCGCAGGTTGTTCTGCAATACCCGGCGGATGCCCGTTGAGCCCATAATTTCCAGCATATCGGCGAGGGAGAAATCGCCCTTGCGGTAGCCCTCACGCTTGAAGGCCAGCACCGCGTTCGGCCCCACCGTCACGCTGCCGTCGATCATCCGGGTGAGATGCACCCCGAGAAACGGCATCGCCGGATCCGGGATGGGGTAGATAAGGTGGTTGACGATCCGGTTGTGCTCCGGCGCGAGGCGGAAATACTCCCCGCGGAACGGACAGATAATAAACCCGGGGTCGATGCCGAGCATCTTCACCAGCCGGTCGGCCATCAGCCCGGAGCAGCTAATTAAGGTGGTGGCGTCGAACTCGCGCCCGTCGTGGGTGTGGATCACCACCCGGTCGGCGTGCTCTTTCAGGGCGCTGACCTCGGCGCGATAAATCACTTCGCCGCCCTTCGCCTGGAAGCGGCTCGCCATGGCCGCCGTCACCTCGCGATAGCTGACGATCCCGCTGGAGGGGACAAAAATCCCGCCCAGCCCGGTGATATTGGGCTCGCGCTCGCGCAGCTCGGCGCCGCTGAGCCACTCGCGCTCGATGCCGTTGGCGGCGGTGCGTTCCCACAGGGCCCGCATCCGCTCCATCTCCAGCGACGAAGTCGCCACCAGCATCTTGCCGCAGGTGTCGTAGCGAATGTTGTTTTGATCGCAGAAGGCTTTGGTCGCCCGGTTGCCCGCCAGGCAGAACTGCGCTTTCAGGCTGCCGGGGGTGTAATAGACCCCGGCGTGGATCACCCCGCTGTTGTGCCCGGTCTGGTGGCAGGCGGGGCCTGCCTCCTTCTCCAGCAGCGCAATGCGGGCGTCCGGGTAGAGTTCCATCAGCTGCATGGCGGTGGACATGCCGATAATACCGCCGCCGATAATCACGAAGTCATACATCCGCGCCATCCCTACTGATGAGCCTGATAGTGGGTGGTGGCGTAGCTGATGTACCCGCGCTGGCGCATCAGCTCCCGGCGCAGATCCGGGTGCGGGGTAAAGCGATCCCGGCCATGCAGCCAGAACATGTTGTTGATCAGCAGGAATTTACCCACCGGTACCGGAATGGAGACGATGTTTTTGCTGCCCTCCAGCGCGTCAGAAAGTTCGCTCAGCCAGACCCCCTCTTCAAAATCTTTCGGCTGAACGAACTGGTCGATATAGCGCATCACCGGGCGGCCCTGCTGGTCGACGTCAAACACCGGGTGGAACACATCGGCGGCGACGTTTTTGCTCGGCGGTGCCGTCCAGCGCAGGGGGCGACGGGCCAGCGGATGGCTGAAGAATTTATCCAGCGACTCCCAGTCGTCGAGGTGCAGCAGCAGGGAGTTGCCGCCCTGCATGTTCTGCTCGTCGATCTTCATCATCAGCACGTAGTCGGTGACTTCATCGACGAAGGTGCCGTCGTTGTGCAGCTCCAGCACGCGGTGGGGCTGGCGCAGGTAGCTGTCGGAATTATCGACGTTTTTGACCGTAAAGCGGGCGTAGTACTGGCCGCTCATGGCGTCATAGTTGGAGCGACCGATCAGGTGGGCGACCGCGGTGGCGATCTTCACCATCTCATCGGCCTGGGAGACGTTATCCACCCCCTCGGCGTCGATCAGCAGCGCGCCCTGGTCCCGGCTGAGGAGGGTGTTCAGCAGCAGCGGCTGGAGCTGGTTGCCGCACAGGTCATCGAGGATCTTCGCCACCCGAAAGCGCAGGAAGGATTTGTACTCCAGGGCCTGAATGGGCCACTGCTCCACCTCCCGCAGGAACTGCTGGGTCACTTCTGCGGAGAACGTCAGCTCCAGCAAACGCGGAGACTGCACGGATGTCGTGATGCTAAAACCGGTGATG of the Leclercia sp. AS011 genome contains:
- the gabT gene encoding 4-aminobutyrate--2-oxoglutarate transaminase translates to MSTNKELMQRRSNAVPRGVGQIHPIFAARAENCRVWDVEGREYLDFAGGIAVLNTGHLHPEVVSAVEAQLKKLSHTCFQVLAYEPYLELCETLNQKVPGDFPKKTLLVTTGSEAVENAVKIARAATKRNGTIAFTGAYHGRTHYTLSLTGKVNPYSAGMGLMPGHVYRALYPCALHGISDDDAIASIHRIFKNDAAPEDIAAIVIEPVQGEGGFYATSPAFMQRLRDLCDEHGIMLIADEVQSGAGRTGTFFAMEQMGVAADITTFAKSIAGGFPLAGVTGRAEVMDAIAPGGLGGTYAGSPIACAAALAVMKVFEQEDLLGKANKLGNTLREGLLAIAEKHPEIGDVRGLGAMIAIELFEEGDHHKPNAALTAQIVARARDKGLILLSCGPYHNVLRILVPLTVEEAQLQQGLAIIAECFDEAKQG
- the lhgO gene encoding L-2-hydroxyglutarate oxidase — encoded protein: MYDFVIIGGGIIGMSTAMQLMELYPDARIALLEKEAGPACHQTGHNSGVIHAGVYYTPGSLKAQFCLAGNRATKAFCDQNNIRYDTCGKMLVATSSLEMERMRALWERTAANGIEREWLSGAELREREPNITGLGGIFVPSSGIVSYREVTAAMASRFQAKGGEVIYRAEVSALKEHADRVVIHTHDGREFDATTLISCSGLMADRLVKMLGIDPGFIICPFRGEYFRLAPEHNRIVNHLIYPIPDPAMPFLGVHLTRMIDGSVTVGPNAVLAFKREGYRKGDFSLADMLEIMGSTGIRRVLQNNLRSGLGEMKNSLCKSGYLKLVQKYCPGLTAKDLHPWPAGVRAQAVSPEGKLIDDFLFVTTPRTIHTCNAPSPAATSAIPIGAHIVSKVQTLLASQHNPGRSLRAAGNVETLHAAFTR
- the csiR gene encoding DNA-binding transcriptional regulator CsiR encodes the protein MTIISQATAIDGYRWLKNDIIRGVYHPDEKLRMSLLTSRYELGVGPLREALSQLVAEGLVTVINQKGYRVAPMSEQELLDIFDARANMEAMLVRLAIERGGEEWEADLLARAHLLNKLESRDASETMLDEWDQRHQAFHTAMVVGCGSQYLMQMRERLFDLAARYRYVWLRKTVLSVAMLEEKHAEHQKLMDAVLARDGDKAGELMYQHLLTPIPIIRGAMGVGLGT
- the gabD gene encoding NADP-dependent succinate-semialdehyde dehydrogenase, which produces MQLNDPSLFRQQAYIEGEWCDAHSGETLAVTNPANGQTLGSVPKMGADETRAAIEAANRALPAWRALTAKERATILRRWFDLMMANQDDLAQLMTLEQGKPLAEAKGEISYAASFIEWFAEEGKRVYGDTIPGHQADKRLIVIKQPIGVTAAITPWNFPAAMITRKAGPALAAGCTMVLKPASQTPYSALALAELAHRAGIPAGVFSVVTGSASDIGNELTSNPLVRKLSFTGSTEIGRQLMAQCAKDIKKVSLELGGNAPFIVFDDADLDKAVEGALASKFRNAGQTCVCANRLYVQDGVYDRFAEKLQLAVEKMQIGDGLTQGVTIGPLIDGKAVDKVEEHIADAVEKGARIITGGSLHKLGGNFFQPTILVDVPGDAKVAKEETFGPLAPLFRFKDEADVIQMANDTEFGLAAYFYARDLSRVFRVGEALEYGIVGINTGIISNEVAPFGGIKASGLGREGSKYGIEDYLEIKYMCIGL
- the glaH gene encoding glutarate dioxygenase GlaH produces the protein MNALTAVKQPDEALSRTITGFSITTSVQSPRLLELTFSAEVTQQFLREVEQWPIQALEYKSFLRFRVAKILDDLCGNQLQPLLLNTLLSRDQGALLIDAEGVDNVSQADEMVKIATAVAHLIGRSNYDAMSGQYYARFTVKNVDNSDSYLRQPHRVLELHNDGTFVDEVTDYVLMMKIDEQNMQGGNSLLLHLDDWESLDKFFSHPLARRPLRWTAPPSKNVAADVFHPVFDVDQQGRPVMRYIDQFVQPKDFEEGVWLSELSDALEGSKNIVSIPVPVGKFLLINNMFWLHGRDRFTPHPDLRRELMRQRGYISYATTHYQAHQ
- the symE gene encoding endoribonuclease SymE; the encoded protein is MTNIDCIAESLQPEVFDADDRVFTVSYATRYGDYTRIPAFIMKGLWLNEAGFSTGTKVDVKVMKGCMILTSRQGEPEIETLMREVSQLSEQKQQQVMDFVGVISGKLRKA